Part of the Arachis hypogaea cultivar Tifrunner chromosome 6, arahy.Tifrunner.gnm2.J5K5, whole genome shotgun sequence genome, AAATTAGTGATAGATTAGTCTCTCATCTAtcgaatacaaaaatattatggaaaataaaaaaaagtaaaaaaaaagataatggaattatattttttaaacaaaacaagaaaaaaagaccTGTTGGACCCAAAAATTATTGTTTTATATAGTTTGTCATGCATTGAATTCTATAACCTGTTGATGAATCTCTTATATTTTCCATTTATACATGCTTTCAAAAAGTTAAATATAGCTTTCTCTTGATAAATCAAGCTAATATAATGCTCAATCTTTTATCATTTGGCTATAGCTATCTTCGATTTCATTAAGAATATTCTTACAAAAATTTCCCAGGTGAAAATAAACTCATTGTATGAATGAAGGGTGTGTTTCTCTCCAAGCATAAGAACATTGAGTTTTTTGAAGTTGAATTATTGTTGGCATATACCCTTtgcaaaacaaaaattgaaaaggtCTATGGCATATGCGTTTGGGGAACCAATATAAAAAACACAAAACCTAGTGCGAGGTCAGTTCTTGGCATCACAGTGGGGACTCAGGATTCCTCAACAAATAAATGCTTCTGCTTCAGAATTTATCTCTATACTTTCTGTTTTTGCCTCTCACTCCCTCTACTTCTCTCTAATTTATCTTAGGATATCCCACCTATAATAAAGTATAGAATATATCTCTGTGAAATCTATATACATACGAATACAATACTTAAGTTTTGGCACCCTGCATAGTTAATCTTCTGTGAAATATATACACACATAGGAGATTCTTTATTTATCAACTTCAAAACTAAATGTGTCCTAAACAGGATACACTATAATAAATGTGCTATATTATAACTGCTCTGGTGGTACAATATTTTCAATTGAAATCTGTGATTGTCTATACTTGGGGATTGTTATAATGTTATTAGCATATTGTTCATTTTTTCACATTGCAGAGATTGCACACTGAATTTGGACTTAACTCTTCAAAATCAGATTATTACTCTCCAAAAAGGGACTATAATATGATAGAGCCATCCATGACTATGATGATGTAAAAGCTTAACTACTTGCATTATacaaaattaggattaggataaCAAGATTCAACAAGAGAAGAACACAAGAAGCATTGCTAGAAGAAGGTCTATACTCATCGGGGTTCCCAAGAACAATACTAGAACCTCTTATTTGCTCATGTGAGTTGAAGTGAAAGGGTGGAATTTACTTTGCAATTGGATAGCTATAGCTACAGCTACCTACTCCAGATGAATATAGCTTTAGCCCTTAGTAGCAATTGAGCAAGCTTGTTTTGAACATTGAGACTTATGAGTTCATCAGCACCACCTATGAATTGCTGTCCAATGAACACCGCCGGCACGCCTGGCCGGCTGCCGAGCTGGACCAGTGCTCTCTCTACTTGCTGACCATTTGGCAACTTGTCAAGCTCAATCATTGCAGGGTT contains:
- the LOC112695835 gene encoding monothiol glutaredoxin-S1 — its product is MDVLTMLTAEKPVVIFSKSTCCMSHTVKALIKSFGANPAMIELDKLPNGQQVERALVQLGSRPGVPAVFIGQQFIGGADELISLNVQNKLAQLLLRAKAIFIWSR